A window of the Deltaproteobacteria bacterium genome harbors these coding sequences:
- a CDS encoding homogentisate 1,2-dioxygenase: MQYSKGTVPKQAHVAIPEGLYEEEHGRQGFFGPATQFYHTHPPTDWKRIEGPLQPRAFNTYDLKPSDLDDPRGEPTKVLYNNDVALSISRRTEPMPFCFRNGDGDEVHFIHKGRGVLQSDFGPLSYTDGDYIVIPKGTNYRIVPETRDNFSLVMQSRGPIRFPERSGVGHYAPFDYDVIETPEPGVVTEQRHEWELRVRRRGEYTSVFYDFCPLDVVGWKGTHSVFKLNVKDFRPLMSDGVHLPPSAHGTFEAPGFVICTFAPRPLEGDPKALRVPWYHRNIDYDEVFFVHSGEFTLSRRSGTTPFGVMSLNPQGLHHGPQPGVWENSVKNWKKDARLEFVAINLDTEEPLLMTPEVQGIEIKGYADLWAKK, from the coding sequence ATTCAATACTCCAAAGGCACGGTTCCAAAACAAGCCCACGTCGCCATTCCCGAAGGGCTGTATGAAGAAGAACATGGCCGACAGGGATTTTTTGGCCCGGCGACGCAGTTCTATCACACCCATCCACCAACAGATTGGAAACGTATTGAAGGCCCCCTGCAGCCACGGGCGTTCAATACCTACGACCTCAAACCCAGTGACCTCGATGACCCGCGCGGCGAGCCCACGAAAGTGCTGTACAATAATGATGTTGCCCTCTCCATCTCACGTCGCACAGAGCCTATGCCGTTTTGTTTCCGCAATGGCGATGGTGATGAAGTCCACTTCATTCACAAGGGCCGTGGCGTACTGCAAAGCGACTTCGGACCGCTGTCCTATACAGACGGTGACTACATAGTCATCCCGAAAGGGACCAACTATCGCATCGTTCCCGAGACGCGCGACAACTTTTCTCTCGTCATGCAATCACGTGGGCCCATTCGTTTTCCCGAACGGTCTGGCGTTGGCCACTATGCACCGTTTGATTATGATGTCATCGAAACACCGGAACCTGGCGTGGTAACGGAACAGCGCCATGAGTGGGAACTGCGCGTGCGTCGGCGTGGTGAGTACACCTCGGTATTCTATGATTTCTGTCCGCTTGATGTCGTCGGCTGGAAAGGAACACACTCAGTGTTCAAACTGAATGTGAAAGATTTTCGTCCGCTCATGAGTGACGGCGTCCACCTGCCACCGAGCGCGCACGGCACGTTTGAGGCACCAGGATTTGTGATCTGTACTTTCGCCCCGCGACCGCTGGAAGGTGACCCCAAGGCGTTACGCGTGCCGTGGTACCACCGGAACATCGATTACGATGAGGTCTTCTTTGTGCACAGTGGCGAGTTTACCTTGAGCCGTCGCAGTGGCACGACGCCTTTCGGTGTGATGTCCCTGAACCCGCAAGGACTCCATCACGGCCCACAACCTGGCGTATGGGAAAACAGCGTCAAGAACTGGAAGAAAGATGCACGGTTAGAATTCGTAGCGATCAACCTCGACACCGAAGAACCACTGCTTATGACCCCTGAAGTACAAGGCATCGAGATTAAAGGGTACGCTGATTTGTGGGCAAAAAAATAA
- a CDS encoding LLM class flavin-dependent oxidoreductase, with amino-acid sequence MRFSLFHLPSFFPEFHASEAQFYQDMLTETTRADALGFHSVWSAEHHFHNYGGHIPSVPVLGSAIAQRTKQIRIGSGICLIPLQDPVRVAEEYAMLDCLSGGRLEFGIGRGFQKMEYDAFERNMGDSRTLFEEAHDIILKAWTEERFSYEGKFRKIHNLRVVPKPVQKLPPIYVACIFTDESFQWTGKMGHNLMTVPYAAANPEFLRSKINLFNDTRKAHGYKTPAEVLGVYHFYCGETPEKAKEEPREAMMRYVNSVADANQESAYSDQYTIYQDLKGAFKMMDFDNYLYPNRVIFGDPDQCVERIKQVLTVGVTNVSLLVNFGGLGHGKILASLDRFAKYVLPKFQ; translated from the coding sequence ATGCGATTCTCACTTTTTCATTTGCCGAGTTTCTTTCCCGAATTTCACGCCAGCGAAGCGCAGTTTTATCAGGACATGTTGACCGAGACCACCCGTGCGGACGCACTCGGCTTCCATTCAGTGTGGTCAGCTGAACATCATTTCCATAATTATGGAGGTCACATTCCTTCGGTGCCGGTCCTCGGCTCGGCCATTGCCCAGCGCACCAAACAGATTCGCATTGGCTCGGGCATCTGCCTCATCCCATTACAAGACCCCGTGCGCGTCGCGGAAGAATACGCCATGCTCGATTGCCTCTCTGGCGGACGACTCGAATTTGGCATTGGTCGTGGTTTTCAGAAAATGGAATATGACGCGTTTGAACGGAATATGGGCGATAGCCGCACGCTGTTTGAAGAAGCGCACGACATCATCTTGAAAGCCTGGACCGAAGAGCGCTTTTCGTACGAGGGCAAGTTCCGCAAGATACACAATCTGCGCGTGGTCCCGAAACCGGTGCAAAAACTGCCGCCGATTTACGTGGCCTGTATCTTCACCGACGAATCCTTCCAGTGGACCGGCAAGATGGGCCACAATCTCATGACCGTCCCGTATGCTGCGGCGAACCCAGAATTCTTGAGGAGCAAGATCAATCTTTTTAACGACACCCGCAAAGCCCACGGTTACAAAACGCCAGCCGAGGTCCTCGGGGTCTATCACTTTTACTGTGGAGAGACTCCAGAGAAAGCCAAAGAAGAACCACGCGAAGCGATGATGCGGTATGTCAATTCGGTCGCTGATGCCAACCAAGAGTCCGCCTATTCCGATCAGTACACCATTTACCAAGACCTCAAAGGCGCCTTCAAAATGATGGACTTTGATAACTATCTGTATCCCAATCGCGTCATCTTTGGCGATCCCGACCAGTGTGTCGAGCGTATCAAACAAGTGCTCACCGTCGGCGTGACCAACGTGAGCTTGTTAGTAAATTTCGGTGGGCTCGGTCACGGCAAGATCCTGGCCTCGTTGGATCGATTTGCGAAGTATGTACTTCCTAAATTCCAATGA
- a CDS encoding histidinol-phosphate transaminase has protein sequence MRVTFSRHHIVRPTIQRMHGYVPGEQPQDKRYIKLNSNENPYPASPRVLEALQHAIGEDLRLYPDPVANRLRDKAAEVYGLKREQILVGNGSDDLLTMLMRTCVGPGDRVAYPVPTYSLYDDLVTMQDGEIVRVPFADDFSLPPQLANVDAKLTILCHPNAPSGTLPTHAQVEDLAQRVSGILVIDEAYIDFAEETALPLVHKYPHVVILRTFSKSFSLAGMRVGLAFGHPEFMQQLLKVKDSYNVNRLSIVAATAALEDYHWMQKHVGKIRATRTRLTTELRKLGYLVYDSHTNFILARKKGSSQDPIYRGLKDQGILVRYFSVPELADCLRITVGTDEEIDKLVEAMETLMQNA, from the coding sequence ATGAGGGTGACCTTTTCTCGCCATCACATAGTTCGCCCAACTATCCAGCGTATGCATGGGTATGTCCCAGGAGAGCAACCCCAGGACAAACGCTATATCAAGTTGAATTCAAATGAGAATCCGTACCCGGCCTCTCCTCGGGTGCTAGAAGCGTTGCAACACGCTATCGGCGAGGATCTCCGCTTGTATCCCGATCCGGTCGCCAATCGTTTGCGCGATAAGGCTGCCGAAGTCTACGGCTTGAAACGGGAGCAGATCCTCGTTGGCAACGGTTCGGATGATCTGCTGACGATGCTAATGCGGACCTGCGTCGGCCCTGGAGATCGTGTTGCTTATCCAGTCCCGACCTATAGTTTGTATGATGACCTGGTAACGATGCAGGACGGCGAGATTGTCCGCGTACCATTTGCCGATGATTTCTCCCTTCCTCCTCAACTTGCGAACGTTGACGCAAAGCTCACGATCCTGTGCCACCCCAATGCGCCGTCGGGAACGTTACCGACCCACGCTCAAGTTGAAGACCTCGCTCAGCGTGTCTCTGGCATTCTTGTCATCGATGAAGCCTATATCGACTTTGCTGAGGAAACCGCCTTACCGCTCGTTCACAAATATCCCCATGTAGTGATTCTGCGTACCTTCTCGAAGTCATTTTCGCTGGCCGGAATGCGTGTCGGCCTCGCCTTTGGCCACCCGGAATTCATGCAGCAATTACTCAAAGTCAAAGACTCGTACAACGTCAATCGCTTGAGTATCGTGGCAGCCACAGCCGCGCTTGAAGATTATCACTGGATGCAAAAGCACGTCGGGAAAATTCGTGCAACCCGAACCCGTCTCACCACCGAATTGCGCAAGCTAGGTTATCTGGTGTACGACTCACATACCAATTTTATCTTGGCGCGGAAAAAAGGGAGTAGTCAGGACCCAATCTATCGCGGCTTAAAGGATCAAGGCATTCTCGTTCGGTACTTCTCGGTTCCAGAATTAGCGGATTGTCTCCGCATCACGGTCGGCACTGACGAGGAGATCGATAAGCTGGTAGAAGCAATGGAAACATTAATGCAGAATGCATAA
- a CDS encoding lytic transglycosylase domain-containing protein, which yields MSRAGAWVSRVFLVVLWAFALNVEYARGEEKEPSHSYFPIPKSIRPQVDFWKKIFAVYSRYQVVIHDTETMQIYRVLDFRRLRDDEELDEATVNQIRQDQTKLEMAQIRSVLTKLQGCVDGLESCDNLDPEEKKIWNLFKGNTDVDRFRAAAGEDRLRTQTGVRERFREGVQNSRRYLKAMEEIFQREGVPVELTRLPLVESSFNLKATSKVGAAGIWQFMPSTGRLYDMQVSSAIDERRDPLIATEAAARFLKSNYERLGAWPLAITAYNHGPGGVATAINTVGSRDIGDIVRLYRGKNFGFASRNFYTEFLAALDVERNHKKHFGALEMDAPLAYDEISLESPLSLSRVAEFVGVESDEIRNLNPALGSPIREGSSPIPRGYQLRLPSGTYTTFQQRYSAWQDEEQARIAAAERARQERVEAARRAQEERRAAWRAKRSTLVRATVSKSRRRGG from the coding sequence ATGAGTAGAGCCGGAGCCTGGGTAAGTAGGGTCTTTTTGGTTGTTTTATGGGCATTTGCTCTTAATGTCGAGTACGCGCGAGGAGAGGAAAAAGAACCCTCTCATAGCTATTTCCCAATTCCCAAGTCCATTCGTCCACAAGTTGATTTCTGGAAAAAGATCTTTGCGGTCTATTCCCGCTATCAAGTCGTCATTCACGACACCGAGACCATGCAAATTTATCGTGTCCTGGATTTCCGTCGTCTGCGCGACGATGAGGAACTGGACGAAGCGACGGTCAACCAGATCCGGCAGGATCAAACGAAGCTCGAAATGGCGCAGATTCGTTCCGTACTGACGAAGTTGCAAGGTTGTGTGGACGGACTGGAGAGCTGCGACAATCTTGACCCAGAAGAGAAGAAGATCTGGAATCTCTTTAAGGGGAATACTGATGTCGATCGTTTCCGGGCTGCTGCTGGAGAGGATCGATTACGTACTCAGACTGGCGTGCGTGAACGTTTCCGTGAGGGAGTGCAGAACTCCCGGCGCTATCTCAAGGCGATGGAAGAGATTTTCCAACGCGAAGGAGTGCCAGTCGAGTTAACCCGTCTTCCCCTCGTGGAATCCAGCTTCAATCTGAAGGCAACCTCAAAAGTCGGTGCGGCTGGAATCTGGCAGTTTATGCCTTCAACCGGTCGTCTCTATGACATGCAGGTCAGCAGCGCAATTGATGAACGTCGCGATCCACTTATTGCGACCGAAGCCGCTGCTCGTTTCCTCAAGTCGAACTATGAGAGACTTGGCGCTTGGCCATTAGCCATTACCGCATACAATCATGGGCCTGGTGGTGTTGCCACAGCGATCAATACCGTGGGGTCGCGTGATATCGGTGATATTGTCCGCCTCTATCGCGGCAAGAACTTTGGCTTCGCCTCGCGGAACTTCTATACTGAGTTTCTTGCGGCGCTCGATGTCGAGCGCAATCACAAGAAACACTTCGGTGCTCTCGAGATGGATGCACCGCTTGCATATGATGAGATTTCTCTTGAGTCTCCACTGTCTCTCAGCCGGGTGGCTGAATTTGTTGGTGTAGAGAGTGACGAGATACGTAACCTCAATCCGGCGTTAGGGAGTCCGATTCGTGAGGGTTCTTCGCCGATTCCTCGTGGGTATCAGCTGCGGCTGCCTTCAGGGACGTACACGACGTTCCAGCAACGCTATTCGGCGTGGCAGGATGAAGAACAAGCACGGATCGCTGCTGCTGAGCGTGCTCGACAAGAACGCGTCGAAGCGGCGCGACGTGCCCAAGAAGAACGCCGGGCCGCGTGGCGTGCGAAACGTTCCACACTGGTGCGTGCAACCGTCAGCAAAAGCCGGAGACGTGGCGGATGA
- a CDS encoding macro domain-containing protein, with translation MTWKTHVSLLQGDITDADVDAIVNAANTELQLGAGVAGAIRRKGGPTIQHACDAHGPVPLGEAALTNGGNLTARYVIHAASMHLGGLTSEDSLRAATMNSLKRATEKQLTSIAFPAVGTGIAGFPLARCATIMLEEVRKHLSTQTSLQHMLFVLFDAAALRVFQQTLATMPDGESNYIG, from the coding sequence ATGACCTGGAAGACGCACGTCAGTCTGCTCCAAGGCGATATTACTGACGCAGACGTTGATGCGATCGTCAATGCGGCGAACACTGAGTTGCAACTTGGTGCCGGAGTAGCCGGTGCCATCCGACGCAAAGGCGGGCCCACCATTCAGCACGCATGTGATGCGCATGGGCCAGTCCCATTAGGTGAAGCCGCGCTCACGAACGGTGGCAATCTCACAGCCCGTTATGTCATCCATGCCGCCAGCATGCATCTTGGTGGCCTCACGAGCGAAGACAGCCTTCGGGCGGCGACCATGAACAGCCTGAAACGTGCGACTGAGAAACAACTGACCTCGATTGCCTTTCCGGCAGTCGGCACAGGGATCGCTGGATTTCCGCTCGCTCGTTGCGCAACTATCATGCTCGAAGAAGTGCGCAAGCACTTGAGCACGCAGACTTCGCTGCAGCACATGCTGTTCGTTTTATTTGACGCCGCGGCGCTCCGTGTTTTTCAGCAGACGTTGGCGACTATGCCAGACGGTGAGAGCAACTACATCGGATAG
- the bamA gene encoding outer membrane protein assembly factor BamA, which yields MIRTIWVVSAAFLLFLNQAQADNLNATSPSGSPQKLEQAPPPTSPADPAPSPAGRSIGQIQVSGNDRVEEEAIRVYIKSMIGEPLNEEQVDRDIKAIYNMGFFKNVEAQVTEDKGRTVLTYSVNERPLLREVRIEGQKTLSKTEIENKLKVHPRTILNPVRIRRGVEEVKKEYEKKGHLDADITYRTEQQESGDVILTFTVTENERIKIKDLLFEGNKALSATQLSAIIQTRKRNFLSRFMNTGVLNNDALKTDVERVTAFYYDNGYINVRVGEPKVERKEDGLYVTIRIDEGEQFSVGEIGFVGEVPGGEDGAKQRIALEKGKMFKASMLRDDVFRLTGYFSDQGFAFVNVEPETNVRPETKTVDVNYRVDKGPEVYVDRVEIAGNTKTRDKVIRRELRIEEQGLFSASGLQMSKERVQRLGFFEDVNVATQRGPRNDLLNVLVDVKEAQTGAFSVGAGFNSSTSIIGTARIQENNLFGRGQQLVLGASLGTRYKNSMLSFYDTYFLDTRFSVGASLFDWQFAFEDFDRAGTGGGVRLSYPISALGYTRLFGYGLEDVYLGVNYQWERARISNFDQITPAAIRAERGTKTTGLISPTLMRNTLNNFMDPTGGSYHSLSLGFAGFGGGVTYQKAELEARYFLPVYNSPRWGQFTWMTGGFFGYGLGDIDFVEESHIGTQRRRILKDDMPLFDRYFPGGINSIRGFGERSLGPREDVIVTVTRADGTQRKRTYRRPIGGSEQMIFNNEITFPIVQQLNLKGVVFADMGNAFTQRNGIDFSDLRYSVGAGVRWRSPFGPIRIEMGKALNPKRDERTSTLHFSFGNFGIGHGGGRYFGGGYGGMSPF from the coding sequence ATGATACGCACGATCTGGGTGGTAAGTGCGGCCTTCCTGCTTTTTCTCAATCAAGCACAGGCTGATAATCTTAACGCAACGTCTCCCTCTGGTTCACCCCAGAAGCTTGAGCAGGCGCCTCCGCCGACTTCCCCTGCTGATCCTGCCCCATCGCCTGCAGGTCGGTCGATTGGCCAGATTCAAGTCTCGGGGAATGACCGCGTTGAGGAGGAGGCGATTCGCGTCTACATCAAAAGCATGATTGGTGAGCCCTTGAACGAGGAGCAAGTCGATCGCGATATCAAGGCGATCTACAATATGGGCTTCTTCAAAAATGTGGAAGCGCAAGTGACAGAAGACAAAGGACGTACGGTTCTCACCTACTCGGTGAACGAACGCCCGCTGCTCCGTGAGGTACGTATTGAGGGGCAAAAGACACTCTCGAAGACTGAAATCGAAAATAAGCTGAAAGTACATCCGCGGACGATTCTCAACCCTGTCAGAATTCGTCGTGGTGTTGAAGAAGTGAAGAAAGAGTATGAGAAGAAAGGGCATCTGGATGCCGACATCACCTATCGCACTGAGCAACAAGAGTCCGGTGATGTGATTCTTACTTTTACGGTAACTGAGAACGAGCGCATCAAAATCAAAGATCTGCTCTTCGAAGGCAACAAAGCGCTTTCCGCTACGCAACTCAGCGCAATTATTCAGACGAGAAAAAGAAACTTTCTTTCTCGTTTCATGAACACGGGCGTCCTCAATAACGACGCGCTCAAGACCGATGTCGAGCGCGTGACCGCCTTCTATTACGACAATGGCTATATCAACGTACGCGTCGGTGAGCCGAAAGTTGAACGTAAAGAAGACGGTCTGTATGTCACGATTCGTATTGATGAAGGTGAACAATTCTCGGTCGGTGAGATCGGCTTCGTTGGCGAGGTCCCAGGTGGAGAAGATGGGGCAAAACAGCGCATCGCCCTCGAGAAAGGGAAAATGTTCAAAGCCAGTATGTTACGTGATGATGTTTTCCGTCTCACGGGCTATTTTAGTGATCAAGGATTTGCCTTCGTCAACGTTGAGCCTGAAACCAACGTCCGGCCAGAAACGAAGACGGTGGATGTCAATTATCGGGTTGATAAAGGGCCCGAAGTGTATGTCGATCGTGTTGAGATTGCTGGCAATACCAAAACGCGCGACAAAGTGATTCGTCGCGAACTCCGCATTGAAGAGCAAGGGTTGTTCTCCGCTTCTGGCTTACAGATGAGCAAGGAGCGAGTCCAGCGTTTAGGGTTTTTTGAAGATGTGAACGTGGCAACACAGCGTGGGCCGCGCAATGATCTGCTGAACGTCCTGGTCGATGTGAAAGAGGCACAGACCGGTGCCTTTAGCGTTGGCGCAGGATTTAATTCATCCACCAGCATCATCGGGACCGCTCGCATACAGGAGAACAACCTGTTTGGTCGCGGTCAGCAACTCGTGCTCGGTGCGAGCCTTGGGACGCGCTACAAGAACTCCATGCTCAGTTTCTACGATACCTATTTTCTTGATACGCGATTTTCCGTTGGGGCCAGTCTCTTTGATTGGCAATTTGCCTTTGAAGACTTTGATCGGGCTGGGACCGGTGGTGGAGTTCGCCTCTCCTATCCTATCAGTGCGTTAGGCTATACCCGATTGTTCGGATATGGCCTTGAGGATGTCTACCTCGGCGTCAACTACCAGTGGGAACGCGCGCGCATTTCGAATTTCGATCAGATCACGCCGGCGGCAATTCGTGCCGAGCGTGGTACGAAAACAACCGGTTTGATTAGTCCGACGCTGATGCGCAATACCCTGAACAATTTCATGGATCCGACCGGTGGTTCCTATCATAGCCTCTCACTGGGCTTCGCTGGTTTTGGTGGTGGGGTGACCTATCAGAAGGCTGAGCTTGAGGCCCGCTATTTCCTACCTGTATATAATAGCCCCAGGTGGGGCCAGTTTACCTGGATGACTGGTGGATTCTTTGGCTATGGTCTCGGTGATATCGACTTCGTTGAAGAGAGCCATATTGGCACGCAACGCCGACGCATCTTGAAAGATGATATGCCACTGTTCGATCGTTATTTTCCTGGTGGAATCAATTCGATTCGCGGCTTTGGCGAACGTAGCCTTGGGCCACGTGAAGATGTGATTGTCACTGTGACAAGAGCCGATGGAACCCAGAGAAAACGGACGTACCGCCGACCAATCGGTGGCAGTGAACAGATGATTTTCAACAACGAAATCACTTTCCCTATTGTTCAGCAGCTCAACCTCAAAGGAGTTGTCTTTGCGGATATGGGGAACGCGTTTACCCAAAGAAACGGTATCGACTTTAGTGATCTCCGCTATTCGGTGGGAGCGGGTGTTCGCTGGCGCTCTCCGTTTGGGCCCATTCGTATCGAAATGGGTAAAGCCTTGAACCCAAAACGGGATGAACGGACGAGCACGCTGCATTTCTCCTTCGGGAACTTTGGTATTGGACATGGTGGCGGGCGATACTTTGGTGGCGGCTATGGTGGGATGTCTCCATTCTAG
- a CDS encoding OmpH family outer membrane protein yields MCNRISLLILSSVFLFAPIDVQAEELKLGYVDLQKALNDSEAGKQAKEQFKAEVDRAEQTLEKRKSEVEKLKEELEKKGLLLNDEQRDALERDYRDKLTDFERVYKNMQQELQIKDRQLTGRILEGLREVVQSVGEQGSYTVILEGNNTVVLYGAKAIDLTETIIKAYNQKGTKVSQSPAPAKAAAN; encoded by the coding sequence ATGTGTAACCGTATTTCCTTGTTGATCCTCTCAAGCGTATTTCTGTTTGCCCCGATCGACGTGCAGGCAGAAGAGCTCAAGCTCGGATATGTCGATTTACAGAAAGCGCTCAATGATTCAGAGGCTGGAAAGCAAGCCAAAGAGCAGTTCAAAGCAGAAGTAGACAGAGCTGAGCAAACGCTAGAAAAACGAAAAAGTGAAGTAGAGAAGCTCAAAGAAGAACTTGAGAAAAAGGGCCTCCTCCTGAACGATGAACAACGCGATGCCCTTGAGCGAGACTATCGCGATAAGCTCACTGACTTCGAGCGTGTCTACAAAAACATGCAACAAGAACTGCAGATCAAAGACCGTCAATTGACTGGCCGTATCCTTGAGGGGCTGCGTGAGGTGGTACAAAGCGTTGGCGAACAGGGAAGCTACACGGTCATCCTTGAGGGAAACAACACCGTCGTGTTGTATGGTGCCAAAGCTATTGACCTGACCGAGACAATTATCAAAGCCTACAACCAGAAAGGGACGAAAGTGTCCCAGAGCCCTGCGCCTGCCAAGGCCGCAGCTAATTAA
- the fabZ gene encoding 3-hydroxyacyl-ACP dehydratase FabZ: MDSIQVATLLPHRYPFLLVDRVVEIEAGKRIVAIKNVTINEPFFTGHFPGYPIMPGVLLCEAVVQAGGILARLTSGEVDDHDRVLAMLTSLDRVRFRQQVTPGDQLRLEVETVRRRGSFWKMRGTAQVDGKTAAELEFTVVFEVDRPQEARS; encoded by the coding sequence ATGGATAGTATCCAGGTCGCAACGCTGCTTCCCCACCGCTACCCGTTTCTCTTGGTCGACCGCGTAGTGGAGATCGAGGCTGGGAAGCGGATTGTCGCGATCAAAAATGTCACCATCAACGAGCCATTCTTTACTGGCCATTTTCCCGGTTATCCCATTATGCCCGGAGTCTTACTCTGCGAGGCAGTGGTACAGGCTGGAGGGATCCTCGCACGTTTGACGTCGGGAGAAGTTGACGACCACGATCGTGTCCTGGCCATGCTCACGTCACTCGACCGTGTCCGTTTTCGTCAGCAGGTCACTCCTGGTGATCAGTTGCGACTAGAGGTCGAAACCGTCCGCCGACGAGGGTCTTTTTGGAAAATGCGCGGGACGGCGCAGGTGGATGGAAAAACCGCTGCTGAGTTGGAGTTTACCGTCGTGTTTGAGGTCGACCGCCCTCAGGAGGCGCGGTCGTGA
- the lpxA gene encoding acyl-ACP--UDP-N-acetylglucosamine O-acyltransferase: MTYTASFIHPSAVVAPEAQIGSGVEIGPYTVIGPYVTIGAGTRVGPHVVIEGRTTIGRENQIFQFASIGAIPQDKKYRGEESQLIIGNHNAIREFATLHLGTEGGGMVTRIGNHNLLMNYSHVAHDCQIGNSTVLANGATLAGHVAIEDYVTVGGLVAIHQFTRIGESALLAGGAMVSQDVPPYCVATGDRAHLNGLNLIGLKRRGFAPEEISALKKAYRTLFAEALPLKDAVLRLREEFSASVAVAHLTAFVAESQRGVCRPRGNADPEGGEEAL; encoded by the coding sequence GTGACGTACACGGCCTCGTTTATCCATCCTTCTGCGGTTGTTGCACCCGAAGCCCAGATTGGCAGCGGCGTAGAGATTGGCCCCTACACGGTCATTGGCCCGTATGTGACGATAGGTGCGGGAACTCGTGTTGGCCCACATGTCGTCATTGAAGGGCGGACGACCATTGGACGCGAGAATCAGATTTTTCAGTTTGCCAGTATCGGCGCGATTCCGCAGGACAAGAAATATCGCGGCGAAGAGAGCCAGTTGATCATTGGCAATCATAACGCCATTCGTGAATTTGCCACGTTGCACCTCGGGACCGAAGGTGGCGGGATGGTGACGCGCATCGGCAATCATAATCTGCTGATGAACTACTCCCATGTGGCGCATGACTGCCAAATTGGGAATTCCACCGTGCTTGCCAATGGGGCGACGCTTGCGGGGCATGTGGCAATTGAGGACTATGTCACCGTGGGCGGACTGGTGGCGATTCATCAATTTACGCGTATCGGTGAGTCGGCACTGCTCGCGGGTGGTGCGATGGTATCACAAGACGTCCCTCCTTATTGTGTGGCCACGGGAGATCGTGCACACCTCAACGGCCTCAATCTTATCGGCTTAAAGCGACGCGGGTTTGCGCCTGAGGAAATTTCTGCGCTGAAGAAAGCATATCGGACGCTGTTTGCCGAAGCGCTCCCACTGAAAGACGCTGTTCTACGCTTACGGGAAGAATTCAGCGCTTCTGTCGCTGTTGCTCATCTCACTGCGTTTGTTGCGGAATCGCAGCGCGGGGTGTGTCGCCCGCGTGGCAATGCTGATCCTGAAGGTGGAGAAGAAGCGTTGTAG
- a CDS encoding LpxI family protein, which produces MARLGLIAGNGRFPVIFTEAAQAEGVEIVAVAHEGETPDEIVTLVPTVTWIKVGELGKMLDTFHHAGVTQVVMAGGISKAGAFAHFQPDGRGMAFIGRLSSLKDDVILRGVAQELESEGIEVVESTRFLSSLVPCVGTLTTAEPDAQQWEDIRFGFAVAKEIGRWDIGQSVVVKRGTVLAVEGVEGTNATIRRGGTLGGAGTVIVKVSKPQQDLRFDVPAVGPETIAVMQEVNAAVLAVESGKTLMLDKPRLLQAANTAAIRVVAVHEGNTSAH; this is translated from the coding sequence ATGGCACGTCTAGGGTTGATAGCTGGGAATGGACGGTTTCCCGTCATCTTTACTGAAGCCGCACAAGCAGAGGGTGTCGAGATTGTCGCTGTGGCACATGAAGGAGAAACTCCAGACGAGATTGTTACGCTGGTGCCGACCGTGACCTGGATAAAAGTAGGAGAACTCGGCAAGATGCTCGATACATTTCATCACGCTGGGGTCACGCAGGTGGTGATGGCTGGCGGGATTAGCAAAGCTGGTGCCTTTGCTCACTTCCAACCCGATGGGCGAGGGATGGCGTTTATTGGTCGACTGTCGAGCCTCAAGGATGATGTCATTCTCCGTGGTGTTGCCCAAGAGCTAGAAAGTGAAGGCATCGAGGTTGTGGAATCAACCCGGTTTTTGTCCTCATTGGTTCCATGCGTTGGAACGCTAACGACAGCGGAGCCAGATGCTCAGCAGTGGGAAGATATTCGCTTCGGCTTCGCCGTTGCCAAAGAAATTGGTCGCTGGGACATTGGCCAAAGTGTCGTCGTCAAGCGTGGAACTGTACTTGCGGTGGAAGGTGTCGAAGGGACCAATGCCACGATCCGTCGTGGTGGAACCCTAGGTGGGGCAGGGACGGTGATTGTGAAAGTCAGCAAACCTCAACAAGACTTACGCTTTGATGTCCCGGCGGTGGGACCAGAAACCATTGCCGTGATGCAGGAAGTGAATGCTGCGGTGCTGGCTGTGGAAAGCGGAAAAACCCTCATGCTTGATAAACCACGGCTGCTGCAAGCGGCAAACACGGCAGCAATCCGGGTTGTCGCGGTTCACGAGGGGAACACGAGCGCGCACTAA